A genomic window from Myxococcales bacterium includes:
- a CDS encoding PEGA domain-containing protein encodes MRYLAPLARLCARSCLLAALVLPTLSAPAWADQPTPPGTDNATEAARFKRRGDEMFDASRHEDAIAFYTQSYALAPNPALLYNRGRSYEALGRYPEALVDLEQFSRTAAPELRAKVAGIDKLVADVRGRVAELVIVCNVPGARLVVRDRVLGVVTGAPLHVNAGTAQIEVTLDGHFPFTTVVDLAGGGVTKVRANLYPTRAEEGLLVIRGPQRARVYLDGRDLGQPPVERSAAVGEHQVVMKQEGFEDTHKVVMVAAKKRSEVELSMSATSPFYARAWFWGVVGVAAAGAVTAIVLVNTTRPADTGTLGQVSGPLLTF; translated from the coding sequence ATGAGATATCTCGCTCCGCTCGCGCGGCTCTGCGCTCGATCATGCCTCCTCGCCGCGCTCGTCCTCCCTACGCTCTCGGCGCCCGCGTGGGCCGACCAGCCCACGCCGCCCGGGACGGACAACGCGACCGAGGCCGCGCGTTTCAAGCGCCGTGGCGACGAGATGTTCGACGCGTCCCGGCACGAAGATGCCATTGCATTCTACACGCAGTCGTACGCGCTCGCGCCGAACCCGGCGCTGCTCTACAACCGCGGTCGGTCGTACGAGGCGCTCGGCCGCTACCCCGAGGCACTGGTCGATCTCGAGCAGTTCTCGCGTACGGCCGCGCCGGAGCTCCGCGCGAAGGTCGCCGGCATCGACAAGCTCGTGGCCGACGTGCGAGGGCGCGTTGCGGAGCTCGTGATCGTGTGCAACGTGCCCGGCGCGCGCCTCGTGGTTCGCGACCGCGTTCTCGGCGTCGTCACCGGCGCGCCGCTCCACGTCAACGCGGGCACGGCGCAAATCGAGGTCACTCTCGACGGGCACTTCCCGTTCACGACCGTGGTCGACCTCGCCGGGGGTGGCGTCACGAAGGTCCGCGCGAACCTTTACCCAACGCGCGCGGAAGAGGGCCTGCTCGTGATCCGCGGGCCGCAGCGGGCTCGGGTGTACCTCGACGGGAGAGACCTCGGGCAGCCGCCCGTGGAGCGGTCGGCCGCGGTCGGCGAGCACCAAGTGGTCATGAAGCAGGAGGGGTTCGAGGACACCCACAAAGTCGTGATGGTCGCGGCGAAGAAGCGGTCGGAGGTGGAGCTCTCCATGTCGGCCACGTCGCCGTTCTACGCGCGCGCGTGGTTCTGGGGGGTCGTCGGCGTCGCGGCGGCCGGCGCGGTCACGGCGATCGTGCTGGTCAATACGACGCGCCCCGCGGACACGGGCACGCTCGGCCAAGTGAGCGGTCCGCTGCTGACCTTCTGA